In Mytilus edulis chromosome 8, xbMytEdul2.2, whole genome shotgun sequence, the genomic window CTTATGTACAGGTAGAGTACAACTCTTTGGTATAGTTATCAAGGTATATAAAGTACAATTCAGACCATTACAGAATTGCCGAGTAagaatcagtacagtcgagtagaAAAACCGCCTATTTTAGACTTTATCTGGTTTGTAGTAATTGTATCTTTGAACCTAGTAAATGTTTGACCCTACCTCATACCTTCATGATGAAAAAGAATGCCTCAGAACAGTAGTTGCTAGAAAGAAtcttaaaaaatgtaaatgcGTCAAAATATAAATTTGCTTTGTTCTGAACATGTTTCATGTAAATATGAGAAAATGATAAAGCCTTAAGCATAAAAAATACTCACCAGGGCATCACACCACCTTTTCTTGGTAGTGCCGCTGAACATGTAACAATGAGGGCTGACATTTTGATTATTCAGCAACCTGTACCCAGCAGGACAACTTGATGGAACACATGGGCTATTAAAATGACAAACGAGaggtatttattatttaaaataaattgtcagCATTAAACAACAAATTGATAAATTACACGTAAAACATGCAGTTAGATAACAGAGAACAACATGAAAAACATTAACAACATGAGCAATATTGTTATTACAAcaggaatatttttatagatataattaGTTACTTGGTGttttagtgacctaatatgatatatatatattcgaatcccggcgagggaagaaccaaaaatttgcgaaagcaaatttacagatctaacattgttgggttgatgtttagacgagttgtatatacattatgtacacagccatgtatcgccatcattgatggcgatccgatggatacatctgtaaCAGTTGTAGATTTGTCACTGaatcagacgtacttatatatataattattttctgtgactgtatattacattaatttgtaggatcctttactatgattttcttgatagagggttactgctcacaaggaagctattaaaccaaaagttccaaatggtgaagttgaaatcatcccttcgtaaattttacggacgccatcacgagttggttgaccgttatggaataaccgtttcacaaatgatatcggatatgttccttacgtcgtaactacaatccccttccctttcatgaatgagacctaccgaattagactatttcccggatttgtaatcacataagcaacacgacgggtgccacatgtggagcaggatctgcttacccttccggagcacctgagatcacccctagtttttggtggggttcgtgttgtttattctttagttttctatgttgtgtcatgtgtattattgtttttctgtttgtctttttcatttttagccatggcgttgtcagtttgttttagatttatgagtttgactgtccctttggtatctttcgtccctcttttactatagataatttagctatctgtaacaataacatcttcatgtcttatatatcatgtactgtagtacgccgctagattagaactgacgaggaaaggtaacacacggccagcgaaagctctttttttgagagccccggtggtcgtgtggtctagcgggacggctgcagtgcaggcgatttggtgtcacgatatcacagtagcatgggttcgaattccggcgagggaagaaccaaaaatttgcgaaagcaaatttacagatctaacattgttgggttggtgtttagacgagttgtatatacattatgtacacagccatgtatcgacatcattgatggcgatccgatggatacatctgttgtagagttgtcactgactcagacgtacttataaatataattattttctgtgactgtatattacattaatttaaaaatatggtatgcagttgtggtggtcaatgatatatggtatgcagtTGTAATGGTCAATGACATACGGTTTACAGTTGTAATGGTCgatgatatatggtatgcagttgtattgtCAATGATATATGGCATGCAATTGTGGTggtcaatgatatatggtatgcagtTGTGGTGGTCAATGATATATGGTACGTAGTTGTGGTGGTCAATAATATATGGTATACAGTTGTGGTGGTCAATAATATCTGGTATGCAGTTGTGGTAGTCAATAATATATGGTATGCAGTTGTTATggtcaatgatatatggtatgcagtTGTGTTGGTCAATAATATCTGGTGTGCAGTTGTAATGGttaatgatatatggtatgcagtTGTGGTGGTCAATGATATCTGGTATGCAGTTGTAATGGTCTATGATATATGGTTTGCAGTTGTGTTggtcaatgatatatggtatgcaaTTGTGGTAGTCAATGTTATATGGTACGCAGTTGTGGTggtcaatgatatatggtatgcagtTGTAGTGGTCAATGATACCTTGTATGCAGTTGTAGTGGTCAATGTTACCTGGTATGCAGTTGTGGTTgtcaatgatatatgatatacAGTTGTGGTGGTCAATGATATATGGTGTGCAGTTGTATTagtcaatgatatatggtatgcagtTGTAATGGTCAATGATATCTGGTTTGTAGTTTTTGTGGTCAATAATATATGGTATGCAGTTGTGGTGGTCAATAACATCTGGTATGCAGTTGTAATGGTCAATAATATATAGAATGCAGTTGTTGTGGTCAAAAATATCTGGTATGCAGTTGTTGTGatcaatgatatatggtatgcagtTGTAATGGTCAATAATATCTGGTATGCAGTTGTGTTGATCATTGATATATGGTTTGCAGTTGTTATGTTCAATGATATCTGGTATGCAGTTGTGGTGGTCAATGTTGTCTGGGATACAGCTGTAGTggtcaatgatatatggtatgcagtTGTAGTGGTCAATGTTACCTGGTATGCAGTTGTGGTtgtcaataatatataatatacagtTGTGGTggtcaatgatatatggtatgcagttgtattagtcaatgatatatggtatgcagtTGTAATGGTCAATGATATCTGGTTTGTAGTTGTTGTGGTCAATAATATATGGTATGCAGTTGTAATGGTCAATGATATCTGGTATGCAGTTGTGGTGGTCAATGGTGTCTGGTATACAGCTGTAGTGGTCAATGATATCTGGTATGCAGTTGTGGTTGTCAATAATATCTGGTATACAGTTGTAATGATCTATGATATCTGGTATGCAGTTTTGGTGGTCAATGATATCTGGTATGCAGGTTGGCAGTGATATCTGGTATGCAGTTGTGTCGGTCAATGATATCTGGTATGCAGTTGTGGTggtcaatgatatatggtatCCAGTTGTAATggtcaatgatatatggtatgcagtTGTAATTGTCAATGATATATGGTTTGCAGTTGTAATGGTCAATGATATCTAGTATGCAGTTGTGAAGGTCAATGATATATGGTCTGCAGTTGTGATGGTCAAATGAAATATGGTATGCAGTTGTGGTGGTCAATGATATCTGGGATGCGTGGTggtcaatgatatatggtatgcagtTGTAATGGTCAATGATATATGATATGAAGTTGTACTGGTCATTGATATCTGGTTTGTAGTTGTTGTggtcaatgatatatggtatgcagtTGTAATGGTCAATGATATCTGGTATGCAGTTGTGTTGGTCAATGGTATCTGGTATACAGCTGTAGTTGTCAATGATATCTGGTATGCAGTTGTGGTTGTCAATTATATCTGGTATGCAGTTGTAATGGTATGCAGTTGTGGTGGTCAATGATATCTGGTAAATAGTTGTAATGGTCTATGATATCTGGTTTGCAGTTGTGGTGGTCAATGATATCTGGTATGCAGGTTGGCAGTGATATCTGGTATGCAGTTGTGTCGGTCAATGATATCTGGTATGCTGTTGTGGTggtcaatgatatatggtatacaGTTGTAATGGTCAATGATATATGGTTTGCAGTTGTAATAGTCAATGATATCTGGTATGCAGTTGTGGTGGTCAATGATATATGGTCTGCAGTTGTGGTGGTcaaatgatatatggtatgcagtTGTGGTGGTCAATGATATCTGGGATGCAGTTGTGTCGGTCACTGatattttgtatgcagttgtGGTGGTCACGGTATATGGTATGCAGTTGTAATGGTCAATGATATATGATATGAAGTTGTAATGGTCATTGATATATGGTATGCAGTTGTAATGGTCAATGATATCTGGTAGGCAGTTGTGATggtcaatgatatatggtatgcagtTATGGTGGTCAAATGATATGTGGTATGCAGTTGAGTTGGTCAATGATATGTGGTATGGAGTTGTGGTTgaaaatgatatatggtatgcagtTGTAATGGTCAATGACATACGGTAAACAGTTGTAATGGTCAATGAGATATTGTATGCAGTTGTAATGGTCGATGATATATTGTTAGCAGTTGTAATggtcaatgatatatggtatgcatTTGAGTTGGTGAATGATATCTGGTATGCAGTTGTAATGGTCAATGATATATGATATGCAGTTGTGGTGGTCAATGATATCTGGTATGCAGTTGTGGTGGTCAATAATATATGGTATGCAGTTGTGGAGGTCAGTGATATCTGGTATGTAGTTTTGGAGGTCAATGATATCTGGTATGCAGTTATAATGGTCAATGATAGCTGGTATGCAGTTGTAATGGTCAATGATATATAGTATGCAGTTGTGGTGGTCAATGAGATATGGTATGCAGTTGTGTTCGTAATATCTGGTATTCAGTTGTAATGGTCATTGATATATGGTATGCAGTTGTAATggtcaatgatatatggtatgcagttgtggtggtcaatgatatatggtatgcagtTGTGTTGGTCAATGATATCTGGTATGCAGTTGTGGTGGTCAATAATATCTGGTCTGCAGTTGTAATGGTCAATAATATATAGAATGCAGTTGTTGTGatcaatgatatatggtatgcagtTGTAATGGTCAATGATATCTGGTATGCAGTTGTGTTGATCATTGATATATGGTTTGCAGTTGTTATGTTCAATGATATCTGGTATGCAGTTGTGGTGGTCAATGGTGTCTGGGATACAGCTGTAGTGGTCAATGATACCTGGTATGCAGGTGGTCAATGATATATGATATGTAGTTGTGGTGGTCAATGATATCTGGTATGCAGTTGTGGTggtcaatgatatatggtatgcagttgtggtggtcaatgatatatggtatgctgTTGTAATGGTCAATGATATCTGGTATACAGTTGTGGTGGTCAATGATATCCCGTATGCAGTTGTGGTGGTCAATGATAtctggtatgcagttgtattagccaTCTCATTTATATGCAAATAATTGGTCCCACCCCTCAGTCATCATGGTCATGATATATTAACTGTGAAACTTATACTTATTTGCTTACATAAGCCATCTTAAAAGTAACCACAAGAAGAAGGTCAATGATATCTCTTATATAGATGATTCGTTCTTGAGGAACCACTAATGTCATGCTTAAAGATagttggtatgcagttgtattatcgAAATTTGCAAGTCTCTTAGGTAGATTATATTATTGTTTGGTTTCGGCAGCATAATTCATGGTTCAATGATTTTTCGAGAAGcataatatacaaaaaaacataaaaatgccttgtacaagtcaggaatatcgcAGTTTTTATCTACTAGTAGTAGTCTATGTATGTTAATTGTCGTTtgatttttgttgcacttcaatgtttctgttgtgaTTCGTTGGTTTTGTTGTGATTCGTTGGTTTTctattatagttgatgtgtttccttcggttttattttgttacccggatttgatttctctcaatcgatttatgacttttgaacagtggcaTTATACTGATGCCTTAAGCGTAATATATCGCTAACAAGAGtttatattctatataaaattGCAATTTCAGCGCTTTCAAATGTGCATTTCAttccaaatacatgtatttataaagtgTACAATACATGTTTATAATAGCTATGCCATGGGCTGAATAGACAAACAGCGATGATCAAGTATTAATACGCGATTGATgtttattagaaatataaattttataggaATTTGCAGTGCATGTGCTTTCAGGCGTACAACTCATTCTAGGCAGTTATTAAATTTAGATTGAAAGTGTATTACGTCAATGCCCAGcaacatttttcatgtttttgaaaatTAGTTCTGATCAATCATTTTTTAATTAGTTACAAGTTTaacttaaaatgtaaattttttatACTAATACATTGTTAGCGTTCTCTAGTGAACAATAATATGtcaagataaatatataaaaaagttattaaatcattgtgcattaatatttttttaacatgagTGACGATCTTTGAAATGTAAATCAAAGAGGTCATTGCAATGTAAGTGATTTCTAGTGGACAATTATTTCCATATTTGTTTTATCTAGATTCAAGGTCTATAACATCAATGCAGTGCAATAAGTCGAATACCATTGCTAATCAATTATTTCAGAagttaatttcattaaaattgttgattatacATATCATTGTTCTAAGTAACCAATCACTATCCTTCCCTCACCACTTTCTCATTTGAAAACAAGTTTCATCCCCCAAATTACATGAATAAGTCATGATTCTGTTGTTAGTTTCTTTGTTGTAAATTAGGTTAACGTTGATTTAAAATGTATCACttgaattgttgtacatttgCATGTTATATCAGGTTTTTTGAAAGCTTGCTGTGCATGCTGTACAGTACGCGTTCAGCTATAGCTAATGATAAAAGACCGAACGATGACCTGTTGATTATAATTTCTACGCCATTTGATCTCTAATGGAGACTTGTCTCGTTGTTAATCATACTGCATCTTCCTCTTATGATATTTCAGTGTGAAATTATTTTCAATCTTTCGCAACCCATCTTACCTGacatcattggtttttttttaaaagcgtTTACAATGTATCTGTGACTGTTAAACAAATATTGAACAAACTAtcattgatttttctttttttttttatttcttttttcattagcTTAAGCAAAGGTTTACAGAGGAACCTAAACTGATATATCTAATAAATCGTACCAAATAATGTATATGATAAATCTATGAAATGTTACTTATACATAAAAAGAGTAGCAAATACATGatataccaaaataaaaaaaagtcttttgagAATATTTAGATGGAACAAAGTGGCAAAACATTCAAGCTCTGTTGTGCGTAAgtatacagcccgtaacagagtagtgatcgaattcgcgtttctttaccgtcagaataagttacgttatcgacaaacttatttcagaagtgacataatttaattttcttcatcgacaaaatatttcatgtccaacgtttaagttttcattgtttaagtcgaagttttttttaacacagtaaaacatttttaataatcaacctctgtcattggcattttcattaaaattatttcagtgtttatttaaagttaaatttattttcaaatctcttctgtttaaaattgtaGAAACTTCCTtttaagatttctgtggtaaactatctattctatagttaggaccattttataataaatacccttttcgtacaagaatactttctttatagaagtatagatctgctggttatagattttttttattactttcattattgtgacgacCCGCTATaaaattcagattaatttataaatgaagttgtatatacatttttggtcataaacacaaatattttaaacagtttgacaagtgcgtcaatgttacagtagtctgtttactgtaagttactaagcttggcccgattcatctgtcatttatggaaacaaattcaccactttctgagacattcatttttatttcaccatcagacataaagctacatttgtaactaaaggaaaactctcaaattaaagaactttgacatgatatactgaactttcttataatcaattaattaaacgactgcttttcttagatatgtgatttttcatggtcaaactttttcattgttgaggatttttattgtaaaaaaatgatgttttttttttaaagaaatcaacattcaaaatttagaacttcatgaacatgtacaggaAGCTGAATTATTGCACATCTATGTACCACTTAAAATTGTACTTCGATCTGTTGAGTCCTTAAAATGTTTTGACCGTCCTAAGATTTAATGTACGGAAATGTTTCGGTAAATTGAGTCAAATCCGAATTGAATGTTTACGACACACAAAAAGAGAAACCAGAATATCTTGATGACCAAACGTATGTACACGTTGGGGCGATTTAGAGCTTTTCAGAAGGAGTGAGATTCCACCCTTGTTGAAGCCTTGTGGAGACctctagatttttaaattccgtccgtttttctcatggatggagtgtggtctctctgtaaattaccccatatcttttcattttcctatttaccgaaggttccatgtgaaaatttccattggatgatatctgttaaactaaatgtacaaaacaggctcaagaaaaggcgaaatttctttttcaaacccgaACTAGAAATCCATATTTTTTCGAATAGAGCACCTTACATAATGAGTTCATgcatgtgaaaaattatataatcatacacaagaaagaaacccTGAACCGGCTTTCAGcaataatttttacctatttaatattaagtaaatatgaacatgtacaagtatttaataaagtacagatataacaaagaaactgCCCGGTATCCGACGTAAGAGTACACTTTTTACTGCACGCGTAGTCGGGTGCGTTCACTACGAGGACACTTATACCCAACTACGCGTGAAGTATGAGTACAATATCGTCCCATACAGGACTTTTTCTATGTTATCCTAGTATATTATCTGACAGTTAAGAATAGAATCTTGTCAAATTTTGAAGTTGAACAtgtgggaattttttttttttgctacggACCATTTAATTTTCATGGAAGAGAGGGCCTGGTagtttttagaaaacaatattCTGACCCTGATTTTGACTTAAAAAATCTGCTGCctcaatattttgatatataaaaaaaattgtcaacaacaaactacttttcgcccaatcgaaatggtgcatggacatattttgtttcatattattagaattattttcaatattatcggtattaaaattgattatcgacacatgaaagtttgtcagcattgtcaatctttttaacgttaaagtaccaatagttcggtctCTACTAAATTAAGTTTGTggataacgtagctaattttgacggtaaagaaacatcaattcgatcacttctctgttacgggctgtaacactatcaaaaagtaaaataaaaaaaataatgaacttagaggaagatcaattgggaaagtccataattacatggcaaaGGTACCATGTACTAATAAACTTTGTAACATTCATATAATCAAAGGCTGTTTTTGTTCCTTTTTCTACTCTTTGGGTATACAATAACACTATCAAAAAGGTACCATGTACTAATAAACTTTATAACATTCATATAATCAAAGGCTGTTTTTGTTCCTTTTTCTACTCTTTAGGTATACAATAAGAAACGTAAAGCAGATTTGACATGATcatgaattataaaaatcattaggCAACAAATGGCGAAGATAAATCTATAAAACTCTTCAAGCAATATGAAATATGAACGTAATCAGCCATATTTTCATTACATATTATCAAGTGGCTTTACAATAAACAGTCAATACACGTGTTGCGCTGTACATAACACTTTGTATAAAATCTCCATCCAGTTTGTGATATCTTAGGAATGGCAGTGACGACTCCTTGTCCGAATGAAAGAAGCTCACACCTATAATccataataaaacaatatcttaAACATATTGCTTATTTGTTGTATGTAAGacattaaaaaatgtatattaaacaataaataaatttggtgtttttactgtcttctgattggttaaaattattatttttattttcaatgttgtcaattttgatgacgatacgcccactctgacgttgtgtatttatacgccaacatgtgtgtacgttgttattgttaatataaataatataaaaagttctttgagccttatttttgatagaaatttatttataatgaatggcaataatttattttgattttattgaaccataaaactaatttttgactcttcaaattttacataatccgcttcgcggattattcaatgtgaagagtcaaaaactagttttatggttcaataaactcaaaatagataatagccattcattaaaacGAAACAACCCGTAAAACAATAGTGAAAAACTCAGAACAAACACAGGAGAAAAGggaaaaaagaatttaaaactgTCTATATACCATCCTATATTGCTttcttgtatataaatttgcaattttACTCTAATAATTGAAATGTTAAATGTGTGTTTAATGTGTGTCGAAATgttaatacaatataatacaacaAGTTGTAGAATAACCCAAAAAAGTAGAAATGATAtaatcttatacatgttatatgtttgttgttttaaataaCTTGTGTATCGTATTGTAAATGAAAtccaacagacaaacagacaaacaacagttaaaACATTACATAACATCCTGACTAACAAACCTGAAAAAAGACTGAGCAATCCGAACACCACTAAAAACAAGGGTGATTTCAGGTTCTCCGGAAGTGTAAGCTCCTGCTCCACATACACATATCAAATTATTGATCGTTTTCAGATTCCAATTTAAGCATTTATTCTGTGTATCTTGATTCTGAAATGCgacattgtttctttttttacccGTTTTTTCTGCTAAGAATCATGCACAATACCTGTTGTCGTTATAGTTGAACCCCATACATTGTTCGTCTCTCTTACATTCTAATGCACACATCGTTGCAGAAAGAATCATGACTGGTTTATATATGTTAAGGTCAACTCGCTCGTTCGGTGGACTACAGTTGATGAAATGGTTAGATGCATTTCCATCAACTGCAAAAGAAATATCATTTGATTCTAAATATTTACAATCATGATTCAATATGCAACAACCATAACACAGCAACCACTTGAATGTGACAATCTAATATGAGTCTGAAAAGTACAGTCCTTTTATTTGAACGCATAAATCCGTAAATTGTACCAAACAGAAACACTTTCTGAAAGTCTTTTCTAAACAAAATAAATGCAATCAATAATTATTAGCTTAACTATTACacatatattcaatatatatcCAGGAGCGTGCGGCATGGTTATGTGTGTTTTTGTGGTGTGTGTATGGTCGTGTGTATACATTGGTAACGTTGTATAATATATAAAGTGTTAAAGGTCACGTAGACATAAATAAGGTTACAGAACGTTTGTAGtgtataataaagaaaaaataagtaCAAAAAAACATCATTGGCACATAAATATGCCATATAAATTCATTATCTATATTTAAGGTGTTTTCCTGCATAATTACCAGTAGCGTGTATTATCCAGTCGCC contains:
- the LOC139487161 gene encoding uncharacterized protein, with the protein product MDSAMPFYDINFGAHTNTKTKLVRRTDDNLFPKPFALHWDTVIDRHRLNYGEFRDFWVSWDGGIIKHGRGSVIGVDIIGEWADSDPFPVSSIGVLNSYDTAGDWIIHATVDGNASNHFINCSPPNERVDLNIYKPVMILSATMCALECKRDEQCMGFNYNDNRCELLSFGQGVVTAIPKISQTGWRFYTKCYVQRNTCIDCLL